In Halopseudomonas xinjiangensis, a single genomic region encodes these proteins:
- a CDS encoding cation diffusion facilitator family transporter: protein MAAAQPLDPGQRQRLLTLATYASVGVALLLIVLKASVWMMSGSVSLLASLIDSLMDAGASIINLLAIRVALKPADRGHRFGHGKAEALAGLAQSAFITGSAVLVLLQGIKRLADPEPLDAAWLGVGVMLFSIAATICLLLLQRHVVKRTQSTAIRADALHYRSDLLMNASIILALILAYYGVARADSIFGIGIAIYIGYGAITIGLTAMQILMDHELPDEVRSNALRLAREVPGVIGVHDLRTRESGQHWFMQVHVELPGDLSLNEAHELGENVRKAIQSGYPQAEVLVHKDPV from the coding sequence ATGGCCGCAGCGCAACCGCTCGACCCGGGTCAGCGCCAACGCCTGCTGACGCTGGCGACCTATGCTTCGGTCGGCGTGGCGCTGTTGCTGATCGTGCTCAAGGCATCGGTGTGGATGATGTCCGGCTCGGTCAGCCTGCTCGCGTCTCTGATCGACTCGTTGATGGACGCCGGCGCGTCGATCATCAACCTGCTGGCAATACGCGTTGCCCTCAAGCCCGCCGACCGTGGTCATCGTTTCGGCCATGGCAAGGCCGAAGCATTGGCCGGCCTGGCACAGAGCGCTTTCATCACCGGCTCTGCGGTCTTGGTGCTGCTACAGGGCATCAAGCGTCTGGCTGATCCGGAACCGCTGGATGCTGCCTGGCTCGGCGTCGGCGTCATGCTGTTTTCGATCGCAGCCACGATCTGCCTGCTGTTGCTGCAGCGGCATGTGGTCAAGCGTACCCAGTCCACCGCCATCCGCGCTGATGCCCTGCACTACCGCTCCGACCTGCTGATGAACGCGAGCATCATTCTGGCGCTGATACTGGCCTATTACGGTGTCGCGCGCGCGGATTCGATTTTCGGCATCGGCATTGCCATCTACATCGGCTATGGCGCGATCACCATCGGCCTGACCGCCATGCAGATCCTGATGGATCACGAGTTACCGGACGAGGTGCGCAGCAACGCCCTGCGCCTCGCCCGCGAGGTGCCTGGCGTGATCGGCGTGCATGACCTGCGGACACGTGAGTCCGGCCAGCACTGGTTCATGCAGGTGCATGTGGAACTACCCGGCGATCTGTCGCTGAACGAAGCCCATGAACTGGGCGAGAACGTGCGCAAGGCCATCCAGAGCGGCTATCCACAGGCCGAAGTGCTGGTGCACAAGGACCCGGTCTGA
- a CDS encoding polyribonucleotide nucleotidyltransferase codes for MTIKPLACALLSAALVTQLSACGTIFYPERRGQLTGEIDPGVAILNGIGLLFYVVPGLIAFGVDFATGAIYLPDRRYSVAPERLDQAVDENGEVDPLKLKAIIREELQLDLPLERAQQINKPASERLAALGLASRA; via the coding sequence ATGACCATCAAACCCCTGGCCTGCGCCTTGCTCAGCGCCGCACTGGTTACCCAGCTGAGCGCATGCGGCACCATCTTCTACCCGGAACGCCGTGGCCAACTGACCGGTGAGATCGATCCGGGTGTGGCGATACTCAACGGAATCGGCCTGCTGTTTTATGTCGTGCCAGGGCTGATCGCCTTCGGTGTCGACTTTGCCACCGGCGCCATCTACCTGCCGGACCGCCGCTACAGCGTCGCCCCGGAGCGCCTCGACCAGGCTGTGGATGAAAACGGCGAGGTCGATCCGCTCAAGCTCAAGGCGATCATTCGTGAAGAGCTGCAACTGGACCTGCCGCTCGAGCGCGCCCAGCAGATCAACAAGCCTGCCAGCGAACGACTGGCCGCATTGGGCCTGGCCAGCCGGGCCTGA
- the hrpB gene encoding ATP-dependent helicase HrpB, translating into MSEVLPELDRLLSSSAATVLVAPPGAGKTTLVPLALLDSAWLGGQKIILLEPRRLAARAAAERLAQLLGEPVGQTVGYRIRLESKVGPSTRIEVVTEGILHRQLQQDPELPGTGLVIFDEFHERSLDADLGLALCLQTQQYLRDEHSLKLLVMSATLAAEPISRLLGDAPIVRSEGRQYPVEIRYGAPAQPGPPSDRAVLDAVFDALAKEQGNLLVFLPGTAEIRRVQAELERSLDGSPEVVLAPLYGDLDLAAQRRAIAPPPDGQRKVVLATSIAETSLTIEGIRVVIDAGLAREAAFDPVSGMTRLQTRRVSRSAAEQRAGRAGRVAPGVCYRLWSAGQHEQLAAHAQPEILQADLAPLALRLAQWGIQQADELAWLDPPPVAALQQGRDLLERLGALRRDGGQWQVTDHGARIAELPMHPRLAHMLLRAKAIGLADTACRLAALLGERDVLRGGDSADITRRLDLFDDPRCEAGVDRGALSRARQLAGQWSRLLAGQPLEEAVDDPADAGWAGILLAMAYPDRIAQRRGESGQEYRLANGKAAGFPRADSLQSHAWLVVAALGGHAGQRNASIFLAAALEPGRLEQYLPEVFTTVDTLEWDSRSETLVAERQRRIGAVIFSRERLPQIDPQRRAAALCEVVRRQGLSLLPWTPALRQWQARVMLLRSAETAKGDGSEWPDLSDEHLLETLEDWLAPWLDRVTRLAHFGSLDLAGILASMLPWPLPARLDELAPTHWTVPTGSRIRIDYSETPPVLAVRLQEMFGSTATPRIAGGRVALKLHLLSPAQRPLQITQDLEGFWQGSYSDVKKDMKGRYPKHYWPDDPLQAEPTARAKPRK; encoded by the coding sequence GTGAGTGAGGTGCTGCCGGAACTTGACAGACTACTGTCGTCCAGCGCCGCGACGGTGCTGGTGGCACCGCCTGGCGCAGGCAAGACGACGCTCGTTCCTCTGGCGCTGCTGGACAGCGCCTGGCTTGGCGGGCAGAAGATCATTCTGCTCGAGCCCAGGCGCCTGGCTGCCCGCGCCGCGGCGGAAAGGCTGGCGCAACTGCTCGGAGAGCCCGTGGGTCAGACGGTTGGCTACCGCATTCGCCTTGAATCTAAGGTGGGCCCTTCCACGCGAATCGAAGTGGTCACCGAGGGCATCCTGCACCGGCAACTGCAACAGGATCCGGAGTTGCCTGGCACCGGGCTGGTGATTTTCGACGAGTTTCATGAGCGCAGCCTGGATGCTGACCTTGGCCTCGCCCTGTGCCTACAAACGCAGCAGTACCTGCGTGACGAGCATTCACTGAAGCTGTTGGTGATGTCTGCCACGCTCGCCGCCGAGCCGATCAGTCGGCTGCTTGGCGACGCCCCGATCGTACGCAGTGAGGGACGACAGTATCCCGTGGAGATTCGATACGGCGCACCCGCACAGCCGGGCCCGCCATCTGATCGAGCGGTACTGGATGCGGTCTTCGACGCCTTGGCGAAAGAGCAGGGCAACCTGCTGGTTTTCCTCCCCGGAACGGCGGAGATACGCAGAGTCCAGGCGGAGCTCGAGCGGAGCCTGGATGGAAGCCCCGAGGTCGTGCTGGCGCCCTTGTATGGCGACCTGGATCTTGCAGCGCAGCGCCGGGCAATAGCGCCGCCGCCAGACGGCCAGCGCAAGGTCGTGCTGGCAACCAGTATTGCCGAAACCAGCCTGACCATCGAAGGGATCCGCGTGGTGATCGATGCGGGCCTGGCGCGCGAGGCGGCGTTCGATCCTGTATCGGGGATGACGCGCCTGCAGACCCGGCGCGTCTCGCGCAGCGCAGCCGAACAGCGAGCCGGGCGTGCCGGTCGGGTTGCGCCGGGCGTTTGCTATCGCCTGTGGTCGGCGGGGCAGCACGAACAGCTTGCAGCCCATGCGCAACCTGAAATCCTTCAGGCCGACCTGGCACCACTGGCCCTGCGATTGGCGCAATGGGGCATTCAGCAGGCGGATGAACTGGCCTGGCTAGACCCGCCGCCTGTGGCTGCGCTGCAGCAAGGGCGCGATTTGCTGGAGAGACTGGGTGCGTTACGCCGCGACGGCGGGCAATGGCAGGTGACCGATCATGGCGCACGCATTGCGGAATTGCCCATGCATCCGCGGCTGGCGCATATGCTCCTGCGCGCCAAAGCCATCGGGCTGGCGGACACGGCTTGCCGCCTGGCAGCTTTGCTAGGCGAGCGCGACGTGCTGCGCGGCGGTGATTCGGCCGATATCACCCGGCGATTGGACCTGTTCGACGACCCGCGTTGTGAAGCCGGTGTCGATCGCGGCGCACTGAGCCGTGCTCGACAACTCGCCGGGCAATGGTCGCGCTTGCTCGCTGGGCAGCCGCTGGAGGAGGCGGTCGACGATCCGGCCGACGCCGGCTGGGCCGGCATACTCTTGGCGATGGCTTATCCGGATCGCATCGCCCAACGACGAGGCGAGTCAGGGCAAGAGTACAGACTGGCAAACGGCAAGGCGGCCGGCTTTCCCAGGGCAGATTCCTTGCAAAGTCACGCCTGGCTGGTCGTCGCTGCCCTTGGCGGGCATGCCGGTCAGCGCAACGCGAGCATTTTCCTCGCTGCGGCGCTGGAGCCAGGCCGGCTCGAACAGTACTTGCCGGAGGTGTTTACTACCGTGGATACGCTGGAGTGGGATTCGCGTAGCGAGACCCTGGTGGCCGAGCGACAGCGACGGATCGGAGCGGTGATCTTCAGCCGCGAACGTTTGCCGCAAATCGACCCGCAGCGCCGCGCCGCTGCTCTGTGTGAGGTGGTACGCCGACAGGGTCTGTCGCTGCTGCCCTGGACGCCGGCACTGCGACAATGGCAGGCACGTGTCATGCTGCTGCGGTCAGCCGAGACTGCCAAGGGCGACGGGAGCGAATGGCCTGACCTGTCGGATGAGCATCTGTTGGAGACACTCGAAGACTGGTTGGCGCCCTGGCTCGATCGCGTTACCCGGCTGGCACACTTCGGCTCGCTGGACCTCGCCGGCATCCTGGCTTCGATGTTGCCGTGGCCGCTCCCGGCGCGCCTCGATGAGCTGGCGCCGACCCATTGGACGGTGCCGACCGGCTCGCGGATTCGTATCGACTACAGCGAAACGCCGCCGGTGCTGGCGGTGCGCTTGCAGGAAATGTTCGGCAGCACCGCAACACCTCGCATCGCTGGTGGCCGGGTGGCGCTCAAACTGCATCTGCTCTCGCCGGCGCAACGACCGTTGCAGATCACCCAGGATCTGGAAGGTTTCTGGCAGGGAAGCTACAGCGACGTCAAGAAGGACATGAAAGGGCGCTATCCCAAGCACTACTGGCCGGATGATCCACTGCAGGCCGAGCCCACGGCGCGGGCCAAGCCGCGCAAGTAA
- a CDS encoding methyltransferase has product MDNTSQILERSAEAFTGKRVLLVNPVVDSLCSTLSADWYLWTWDFAVLRGLAASLDSDHLAFSHLCPAYSDLDAAILVMPKAIERAEYALAQIAPLLAMGTPLYLVGEKKGGITRAERLLEGYGARPEKLDSARHCQLWRVQLDRQAPAFDLGAWARRVRVELPDQTVEMVTLPGVFSHGRLDEGSELLLEETASLPRGKALDFGCGAGVLATALARRNPDTRFDLVDVDALALYCAQETLRLNAVDAEVYPSDGLSDVHGRFAAVVSNPPFHTGIRHDTSVAEGFLNQVTRNLLPKGELRIVANGFLKYPALIESHIGPCQVLRETNRFKVYSAVAPG; this is encoded by the coding sequence ATGGACAATACCAGTCAGATACTTGAGCGCAGCGCCGAGGCGTTCACAGGCAAGCGTGTATTGCTGGTCAATCCTGTCGTCGACTCGCTTTGTTCCACCCTGAGCGCCGACTGGTATCTATGGACCTGGGACTTCGCCGTGTTGCGCGGGCTCGCTGCCTCGCTGGATTCAGACCATCTGGCTTTTTCGCATCTCTGCCCAGCGTACAGCGATCTGGACGCGGCGATTCTGGTCATGCCCAAGGCTATCGAACGTGCCGAATATGCGCTGGCGCAAATCGCTCCGCTGCTTGCTATGGGCACACCCTTGTATCTGGTTGGCGAGAAGAAGGGCGGCATCACCCGCGCCGAACGATTGCTCGAAGGCTATGGGGCCAGGCCGGAGAAGCTCGATTCGGCGCGGCACTGCCAGCTTTGGCGGGTGCAGTTGGATCGGCAAGCGCCTGCGTTTGATCTGGGGGCCTGGGCCCGGCGTGTGCGGGTAGAGCTGCCAGACCAGACCGTGGAAATGGTGACCCTCCCGGGCGTGTTCAGTCATGGCCGGCTGGACGAGGGCAGCGAACTGCTGCTCGAAGAGACCGCTAGCCTGCCTCGCGGCAAGGCGCTGGATTTCGGCTGCGGAGCCGGCGTGCTCGCTACAGCCCTGGCGCGCCGCAACCCGGATACGCGTTTCGATCTGGTCGACGTCGACGCGCTGGCGTTGTACTGCGCGCAGGAGACGTTGCGGCTCAACGCCGTTGACGCCGAGGTCTATCCGTCGGACGGGTTGAGCGACGTGCACGGGCGTTTTGCTGCTGTGGTCAGCAATCCTCCGTTTCACACCGGGATTCGTCATGACACCAGTGTTGCCGAGGGATTCCTCAATCAGGTGACGCGCAACCTGTTGCCGAAAGGCGAGCTGCGCATCGTAGCCAACGGGTTTCTCAAGTATCCGGCGCTGATCGAAAGCCACATCGGCCCCTGTCAGGTATTGCGTGAAACCAATAGATTCAAGGTGTACTCGGCGGTTGCGCCGGGTTGA
- a CDS encoding TMEM165/GDT1 family protein: protein MEAFWVSTGIVSLAEIGDKTQLLALVLAARFRRPWPIVWGILVATIANHAFAGAVGEIASNLLNDTWLHAIVAVSFLVVAGWTLIPDKLEDDDTAPIGRYGAFMATLVAFFLAEMGDKTQIATVVLAAQFESYVWVVVGTTVGMMLANVPVVFMGHAAAGRLPLTAIRTVAAIAFLLLGLYAGWMAITGG, encoded by the coding sequence GTGGAAGCCTTTTGGGTATCAACCGGGATTGTCTCGCTGGCGGAGATCGGCGACAAAACCCAACTACTCGCGCTGGTACTGGCGGCGCGTTTTCGCAGGCCCTGGCCAATCGTCTGGGGCATTCTCGTCGCGACAATCGCGAACCATGCATTCGCTGGCGCCGTCGGTGAGATCGCCAGCAACCTGCTGAACGACACCTGGCTGCACGCCATCGTTGCTGTTTCCTTTCTCGTTGTCGCCGGCTGGACGCTGATTCCCGACAAGCTCGAAGATGACGATACGGCGCCAATCGGACGTTACGGGGCCTTCATGGCCACGCTGGTTGCGTTCTTCCTTGCCGAAATGGGCGACAAGACGCAGATCGCGACCGTGGTGCTCGCGGCGCAATTCGAAAGCTACGTCTGGGTTGTAGTGGGCACTACCGTGGGGATGATGCTGGCCAACGTGCCCGTCGTGTTCATGGGGCATGCAGCGGCAGGGCGGTTGCCGCTGACGGCGATTCGCACGGTAGCGGCGATCGCTTTCCTGCTGCTCGGCCTTTACGCGGGATGGATGGCTATTACCGGCGGCTGA
- a CDS encoding BON domain-containing protein — protein sequence MTIATGCTVASGQKTAGEFVDDSIVSTRVRAALIEDPQVKFREVQVESFKGVVQLSGFVGSRAEKSRAAQVTRGVEGVREVKNDIRVR from the coding sequence ATGACGATCGCAACAGGTTGTACGGTTGCTTCCGGGCAGAAGACTGCTGGCGAGTTCGTCGACGACAGCATCGTCAGCACTCGCGTGCGAGCGGCGCTGATCGAAGATCCTCAGGTCAAGTTTCGCGAAGTTCAGGTGGAGTCCTTCAAGGGCGTGGTGCAACTCAGCGGCTTCGTCGGGAGTCGGGCCGAAAAAAGTAGAGCGGCGCAAGTGACTCGCGGTGTTGAAGGCGTGCGCGAGGTGAAGAACGACATCCGGGTACGATGA
- a CDS encoding OprD family outer membrane porin, with translation MKQHAERLAALVVCASVYSTSAVADPIADGSVELELRNFYINQDQRSGDPDYSRVEEWGQGVILDLESGYTPGTVGFGVDVLGQFGFRLDGGGRSDKPGSTREPGDLFPLEGGKAASEFGRIDPTAKARAWNSELRLGALQPDLPVLIRNDSRILPQTFRGAQLESTIRDDATLHAGQIHRVSQRNSADYEPMQIRGGDAGSNRFRFAGLAYKPLDDTSLTYFAAELRDYYLQHFIGLEHAIALAEGELGVDVRLFHSSGRGANAAGNSEYGARGVYAEGATIGEVDNRTASLALSYETRMHRFGLGHQWVNGDSDFPYVDNGDGASVYLITYAQVGKFQRAGERTWLAEYTYKFDDIGMPGLKFSGAYLSGRGIRSPQGGDSGEWERDLRLDFQPDDGPLRNLTLTLRHASLRSNLADQPDIDEARVVISYTLELD, from the coding sequence ATGAAGCAGCACGCTGAGCGTCTCGCGGCGCTGGTGGTCTGCGCTTCGGTGTATTCGACGAGCGCCGTGGCAGATCCGATTGCGGATGGCAGCGTTGAACTCGAACTGCGCAACTTCTATATCAATCAGGACCAGCGCAGCGGCGACCCTGACTACTCTCGCGTGGAAGAATGGGGGCAAGGCGTCATTCTCGATCTGGAATCGGGATACACGCCTGGCACCGTCGGATTCGGCGTGGATGTATTGGGCCAGTTCGGCTTTCGGCTGGATGGTGGCGGCCGCTCAGACAAGCCAGGCTCCACACGCGAGCCGGGCGACCTGTTCCCGCTGGAAGGTGGCAAGGCCGCCAGCGAGTTTGGCCGCATCGATCCCACCGCCAAGGCCCGAGCGTGGAACAGCGAACTGCGACTAGGCGCGCTGCAACCTGATCTGCCCGTGCTGATCCGCAACGATAGCCGCATACTGCCGCAAACCTTTCGCGGCGCGCAGCTCGAATCGACTATCCGCGACGACGCCACCTTGCATGCCGGGCAGATCCACAGGGTCAGCCAGCGGAACTCGGCGGACTACGAGCCCATGCAGATCCGCGGTGGCGACGCCGGCTCCAACCGTTTCCGCTTTGCCGGACTCGCCTACAAACCACTCGATGACACCAGCTTGACGTATTTCGCAGCGGAACTCCGCGACTACTACCTGCAGCACTTCATCGGTCTCGAACACGCCATCGCGCTTGCCGAAGGTGAACTTGGGGTCGATGTGCGACTGTTCCACAGCTCGGGAAGGGGCGCCAACGCTGCGGGAAATAGTGAATATGGCGCGCGTGGCGTGTATGCCGAAGGCGCCACCATCGGCGAGGTCGACAACCGGACGGCAAGCCTGGCGTTATCGTATGAAACCCGAATGCATCGCTTCGGACTCGGTCATCAGTGGGTAAATGGCGACAGTGATTTCCCTTATGTGGACAATGGCGATGGCGCGTCGGTGTATCTGATCACCTACGCGCAAGTCGGCAAGTTCCAGCGTGCTGGCGAACGCACCTGGCTGGCCGAATACACCTATAAGTTCGACGACATCGGCATGCCCGGCCTGAAGTTTTCCGGCGCCTACCTGAGCGGACGCGGCATACGGTCACCACAAGGCGGCGATAGCGGCGAATGGGAAAGAGACCTGCGACTGGACTTCCAGCCAGACGACGGGCCCCTTCGGAACCTGACGTTAACCCTGCGCCATGCCAGCCTGCGCAGCAACCTTGCCGACCAGCCCGACATTGACGAAGCGCGGGTAGTCATCAGCTACACACTCGAACTGGACTGA
- a CDS encoding M48 family metallopeptidase yields the protein MRNRFLVCLAVAGLVGCESVQTTQGGAVGVDRDQYMFSSLSATQVDQMAAESYQKILAEAKAQNVLNTKDAMVKRVRRIAGELIPTVEAFRPDARDWNWEVNVITDEQLNASCMPGGKILFFSGIIERLDLTDAEIAQIMGHEIAHALREHGREAISRAYTTQMGTQVVGALFGLGQMSMQAADMAVQYGLMLPNSRSNESEADLIGLELAARAGYDPNAAVSLWQKMAGASQGNPPAFLSTHPSPGGRIEKLKEAIPRVMPLYEAAR from the coding sequence ATGCGCAATCGTTTTCTCGTGTGTCTCGCAGTAGCCGGCCTGGTTGGCTGTGAATCGGTACAGACGACGCAGGGCGGCGCGGTCGGCGTCGATCGCGACCAGTACATGTTCAGTTCGCTGTCCGCCACTCAGGTCGACCAGATGGCCGCCGAGTCGTACCAGAAGATCCTCGCCGAGGCCAAGGCGCAGAATGTGCTGAACACCAAGGATGCCATGGTCAAACGCGTTCGGCGCATCGCCGGTGAGCTGATTCCGACTGTCGAAGCCTTCCGTCCCGACGCTCGCGACTGGAACTGGGAAGTGAACGTCATCACCGACGAGCAGCTAAACGCCAGTTGCATGCCTGGCGGCAAGATCCTGTTCTTCAGCGGCATTATCGAGCGACTGGATCTGACCGACGCGGAAATCGCTCAGATCATGGGCCACGAAATCGCTCACGCGCTGCGCGAACACGGACGCGAGGCTATTTCGCGCGCCTACACGACGCAGATGGGTACGCAAGTGGTTGGGGCGCTGTTCGGTCTCGGCCAGATGTCCATGCAGGCAGCAGACATGGCCGTGCAGTATGGATTGATGCTGCCCAACAGCCGCTCCAACGAATCCGAAGCCGATTTGATCGGTCTCGAGCTAGCCGCCCGCGCTGGTTATGATCCAAACGCCGCGGTGAGCCTGTGGCAGAAGATGGCCGGCGCATCGCAGGGCAACCCGCCGGCATTCCTAAGCACTCACCCGTCGCCTGGCGGGCGTATCGAAAAGCTGAAAGAGGCCATCCCCCGCGTCATGCCGCTGTATGAAGCAGCACGCTGA
- a CDS encoding methyl-accepting chemotaxis protein, with amino-acid sequence MRFKSIQLSITALAGACLFVAVGIMTLFGLYSAERNQQFVQEHSEQLVTRLIEQRLTSIASSEAERIRRRLEYPLTVASQLAMLNQMLGELEGDGTPSLMMPREEMSRVTQRMLQSNPDLLGLYVAWEPNSLDEMDEYYQGVTTDGYDGSGRFMPWWYRAADGSMAVEPLEDLENETILETGVRAGEYYLCARETQKACVIDPAPYEVGGTKVLLSSFVAPIMVEGEFMGAVGADLSLDFIQTLLQESNSHLYDGRGKQALISSNGHLVGYTGTEGKPGDPAAKVLDAHEVETLKRLGNDMTYELDPAGGHIELMMPIRISGTSTRWVLVMTLPLDAVMADLQSMGAAIDEHQIDSTMTMGAIGVAVAVLGLVVMGMVGLSLARPARQLAAMLEDIGRGEGDLTRRLQVNRADEFGAIASGFNAFLDKLQRMIREVVGSVQQVTDASEHTADIAIRTNDGVQRQLSEIDLVATAVTEMTATAHDVARNAALAAEAANNADGSANHGREVVKATAQTIQHLASDIQRAVGSVQTLARDSENITGILDTIRGIAEQTNLLALNAAIEAARAGEQGRGFAVVADEVRNLAQKTQNSTAEIQTMIEQLQAGTRETVKVMEQSRSRTEQSVEQAEEADAALTSITQAVSVINDMNTQIASAAEQQSAVAEDINRNVTTIDSVAKSVASGAREASDASASLTKLAEHQRRLINQFRV; translated from the coding sequence ATGCGATTCAAATCCATCCAGCTTTCCATCACCGCACTCGCCGGCGCCTGCCTGTTCGTCGCGGTGGGGATCATGACACTTTTCGGCTTGTACTCGGCGGAACGGAACCAGCAATTCGTGCAGGAGCACAGCGAGCAACTAGTTACCCGGCTGATTGAACAACGGCTGACCTCCATCGCCAGCAGCGAGGCTGAGCGCATTCGTAGGCGCCTGGAATACCCGCTGACCGTCGCTAGTCAGCTGGCGATGCTCAATCAAATGCTCGGTGAGCTCGAAGGCGACGGTACGCCCAGCCTGATGATGCCGCGCGAAGAGATGAGCCGAGTGACTCAGCGCATGCTGCAGAGCAATCCGGACCTGCTCGGGCTGTACGTCGCCTGGGAGCCGAATTCGCTCGACGAAATGGACGAGTATTACCAAGGGGTCACGACCGACGGCTACGATGGCAGCGGCCGCTTCATGCCCTGGTGGTACCGGGCCGCGGACGGTTCAATGGCGGTCGAGCCGCTGGAAGATCTTGAAAACGAGACGATCCTGGAAACCGGTGTTCGCGCCGGCGAATACTATTTATGCGCACGTGAGACGCAAAAAGCCTGCGTCATCGATCCCGCGCCCTATGAAGTGGGTGGAACGAAAGTCCTGTTGTCGTCGTTTGTCGCCCCGATCATGGTCGAAGGTGAATTCATGGGGGCGGTCGGCGCTGACCTGTCGCTGGATTTCATTCAGACCCTGCTGCAAGAGAGCAATAGTCATCTGTATGACGGCCGCGGGAAGCAAGCCTTGATCAGCAGCAATGGCCATTTGGTGGGCTATACGGGCACCGAGGGCAAGCCAGGCGATCCGGCAGCCAAGGTGCTCGATGCGCACGAAGTCGAGACTCTCAAGCGTCTCGGCAATGACATGACGTACGAACTCGATCCGGCCGGTGGCCATATCGAACTGATGATGCCGATCCGCATCAGTGGCACCTCGACGCGTTGGGTGCTTGTCATGACGTTGCCGTTGGACGCGGTCATGGCAGATCTGCAGTCGATGGGCGCGGCGATCGACGAACATCAGATCGACTCCACCATGACCATGGGCGCCATCGGCGTCGCTGTCGCCGTGCTGGGTCTGGTAGTGATGGGGATGGTTGGCTTGAGCCTGGCGCGTCCGGCGCGTCAGCTGGCAGCCATGCTTGAAGATATAGGACGGGGCGAAGGTGACCTGACCCGCCGTCTGCAGGTCAACCGGGCAGACGAGTTCGGTGCCATCGCCAGCGGCTTCAATGCGTTCCTGGACAAGCTCCAGCGAATGATTCGCGAAGTGGTCGGCTCGGTGCAGCAGGTCACCGACGCCTCGGAACATACCGCCGACATCGCCATCCGCACCAATGACGGCGTGCAGCGTCAGCTCAGCGAAATCGACCTGGTTGCCACAGCCGTGACCGAGATGACCGCAACGGCTCACGACGTCGCGCGCAATGCCGCGCTGGCGGCCGAGGCGGCGAACAATGCGGACGGCTCGGCGAACCACGGCCGTGAGGTGGTGAAGGCGACCGCCCAGACCATTCAGCACCTGGCGAGTGATATCCAGCGTGCGGTCGGCAGCGTCCAGACCCTGGCGCGTGACAGCGAGAATATCACCGGCATTCTCGATACCATTCGCGGTATAGCCGAGCAGACCAACCTGCTGGCACTCAATGCCGCCATCGAGGCAGCTCGGGCCGGCGAACAGGGGCGCGGCTTCGCTGTGGTGGCTGACGAAGTACGCAACCTGGCGCAGAAGACGCAGAATTCGACTGCCGAGATTCAAACGATGATCGAGCAGTTGCAGGCTGGTACGCGCGAAACCGTGAAGGTGATGGAGCAGAGCCGTAGCCGCACCGAGCAGAGCGTGGAGCAGGCCGAAGAAGCCGACGCGGCGCTGACCTCGATCACCCAGGCGGTGTCGGTGATCAATGACATGAACACCCAGATCGCCAGTGCCGCCGAGCAGCAGAGCGCCGTGGCCGAGGACATCAACCGGAATGTGACCACCATCGATTCGGTGGCCAAGTCCGTTGCTTCGGGCGCACGTGAAGCGTCGGACGCCAGCGCTTCGCTGACCAAGCTGGCCGAGCATCAACGCCGCTTGATCAACCAGTTCCGGGTCTGA
- a CDS encoding SOS response-associated peptidase — MTGRLAQFTPTQPAPPPGWKPGWNIAPGKRLLILRKTAGSMECAEVLWNLTPDWLRDLSRASFSANAEHLAERPMFRQALTERRCLIPVDGYYLWRQQGQRKQPWYLRRRSGMLAVAGLWERYRLEDGTEWDSCALITAPAKGLAARLGSRMPVTLNSGEQAVWLASATADMALQPLLLNAASRVEMMHPVATSIGNPNAAGAQCCAPAGQIVLASEPA; from the coding sequence ATGACTGGCAGGCTCGCCCAGTTTACGCCCACCCAACCCGCGCCGCCTCCTGGCTGGAAGCCCGGCTGGAACATCGCTCCGGGCAAACGTCTCCTGATCCTGCGCAAGACCGCAGGCAGCATGGAATGCGCAGAAGTACTCTGGAATCTAACCCCGGATTGGCTCCGCGACCTGAGCCGCGCAAGCTTCAGCGCCAATGCCGAACACCTTGCCGAGCGGCCGATGTTCCGTCAGGCACTGACGGAACGGCGCTGCCTGATACCCGTTGATGGCTATTATCTGTGGCGACAACAGGGCCAGCGCAAGCAACCCTGGTATCTCAGGCGTCGAAGCGGAATGCTGGCGGTGGCAGGACTCTGGGAACGCTACCGACTCGAGGATGGAACCGAGTGGGATAGCTGCGCCCTGATCACCGCGCCGGCAAAAGGATTGGCTGCCCGCCTCGGCTCGCGCATGCCGGTCACACTCAATAGTGGCGAGCAAGCCGTCTGGTTGGCATCGGCCACCGCCGACATGGCACTTCAGCCGCTACTGCTCAACGCGGCTTCGCGGGTCGAGATGATGCACCCGGTCGCGACGTCAATCGGCAATCCGAACGCTGCCGGGGCGCAATGCTGCGCCCCGGCAGGCCAGATCGTCCTCGCATCGGAACCGGCCTGA